In a single window of the Streptococcus ilei genome:
- the gpsB gene encoding cell division regulator GpsB, with the protein MASIIFTAKDIFDQDFKKEVRGFSKVEVNEFLDDVIKDYETYAALVKELKEENARLREELANKTSQVTPSPSVPESTPKHEFPQVTTTTNFDILKRLNRLEKEVFGKQVVDRDF; encoded by the coding sequence ATGGCAAGTATTATTTTTACTGCGAAAGATATTTTTGATCAAGATTTCAAAAAAGAAGTTCGTGGATTTAGTAAAGTTGAGGTAAATGAGTTCTTGGATGATGTCATCAAAGACTATGAAACCTATGCTGCCTTAGTCAAGGAATTGAAAGAAGAAAATGCTCGGCTCCGTGAAGAATTAGCTAATAAAACGAGCCAAGTAACTCCGAGTCCATCAGTTCCTGAGTCTACTCCAAAGCATGAGTTTCCTCAGGTCACTACTACGACAAACTTCGATATTTTGAAACGCTTAAATCGTCTAGAAAAAGAAGTCTTCGGAAAACAAGTCGTTGATCGTGATTTTTAA
- a CDS encoding ribonuclease Y — MEFGIAIVFAAIIGLVIGYVGISVKMKASKEAAELTLLNAEQEATNLRGQAEREADLILKEAKHESSSLKKEALLEAKEEARKYREEVDAEFKSERQELKQLETRLAERSNNLDRKDDILTSKEQTLEQKEQSLSDRTKHIDAREEQLHELEKKKEEELEKIASLTQSEARDIILTQTEEHLSKEIATRIRDAELEIKERSDKVAKDILVQAMQRMAGDFVAEQTNSTVHLPDDAMKGRIIGREGRNIRTFESLTGVDVIIDDTPEVVTLSGFDPIRREIARMTMESLLKDGRIHPARIEELVEKNRQEIDQRIREYGEAAAYEIGAPNLHPDLMKIMGGLQFRTSYGQNVLRHSIEVAKLSGIIASELGENATLARRAGFLHDIGKAIDREVEGSHVEIGTELARKYKEHPVVVNTIASHHGDVEPESVIAVIVAAADALSAARPGARSESLESYIKRLQDLEEIANSFKGVKTSFALQAGREIRIMVSPEEVKDDKLTILAHDIREKIESNLEYPGNIKVNVIRELRAVDYAK; from the coding sequence ATGGAATTTGGAATTGCAATTGTTTTTGCCGCAATCATTGGTTTAGTCATTGGATATGTAGGGATCTCAGTCAAGATGAAAGCATCTAAAGAAGCTGCAGAACTTACTCTTTTAAATGCTGAACAAGAAGCAACGAATTTACGTGGACAGGCAGAGCGTGAAGCTGATTTGATTTTGAAAGAAGCTAAGCATGAGTCTAGTTCACTTAAAAAAGAAGCACTTTTGGAGGCAAAGGAAGAAGCCAGAAAATATCGAGAAGAAGTCGATGCTGAGTTTAAATCAGAGCGTCAAGAATTAAAACAATTAGAGACCCGCTTAGCGGAACGTTCAAATAATCTTGATCGCAAAGATGATATTCTTACGAGCAAAGAACAAACTCTTGAACAAAAAGAGCAAAGTCTTTCAGATAGAACTAAACACATTGATGCGCGTGAAGAACAATTACATGAGCTAGAAAAGAAAAAAGAAGAAGAATTAGAAAAAATTGCTTCTCTTACTCAATCGGAAGCACGTGATATTATCTTAACGCAAACAGAAGAACATCTTTCAAAAGAAATTGCAACTCGTATCCGAGATGCAGAATTGGAAATAAAAGAACGTTCAGACAAAGTTGCGAAAGATATCTTGGTTCAAGCCATGCAACGGATGGCAGGTGATTTTGTTGCAGAACAGACTAACTCAACGGTTCATTTGCCAGATGATGCGATGAAGGGTCGAATCATTGGTCGCGAAGGTCGAAATATTCGAACCTTTGAAAGCTTAACAGGTGTGGATGTTATTATTGACGATACACCAGAAGTGGTCACCTTGTCTGGATTTGATCCGATTCGTCGGGAAATTGCACGGATGACGATGGAAAGTCTATTGAAAGATGGTCGAATCCATCCAGCCCGTATTGAGGAGTTGGTAGAGAAGAACCGTCAGGAAATTGACCAACGAATTCGGGAATATGGGGAAGCGGCGGCTTATGAAATTGGAGCGCCAAACCTACATCCTGACTTGATGAAGATTATGGGAGGCTTGCAATTTAGAACCTCTTATGGTCAAAATGTTCTGCGTCACTCAATTGAGGTTGCTAAGTTATCTGGTATTATTGCTAGTGAACTTGGCGAAAATGCTACCTTGGCTCGTCGAGCTGGTTTCCTACATGATATTGGAAAAGCCATCGACCGTGAGGTAGAAGGTAGCCACGTAGAAATTGGAACAGAGTTGGCTCGTAAATACAAAGAGCATCCTGTTGTTGTTAATACCATTGCTAGCCACCATGGAGACGTTGAACCAGAAAGTGTCATTGCTGTTATTGTAGCAGCAGCGGATGCTTTAAGTGCGGCTCGTCCAGGTGCTCGTAGTGAGTCTCTCGAAAGCTATATCAAACGTCTTCAAGATCTTGAAGAAATTGCAAATAGCTTTAAGGGAGTCAAGACTAGCTTTGCCTTGCAAGCAGGTCGTGAAATCCGAATTATGGTAAGCCCTGAAGAAGTGAAGGATGATAAGTTGACCATCTTAGCTCATGACATTCGTGAGAAGATCGAGTCTAACTTGGAATATCCTGGTAATATCAAGGTGAACGTTATTCGTGAATTGCGTGCCGTTGATTATGCAAAATAA
- a CDS encoding cell division site-positioning protein MapZ family protein codes for MTKEDKQQLGQEAESVLDFKDAKEMTIGQANRKAEEIEAGVKETDNVLDKYIKQHRDEIEAHKFDTIVMKKEMLADAEATATVEATEAIPNEDPVEEVAPSEATQKEVASTRIPDPIPGELPAKIKFGPEPTEPYVDDDIEIPEEPKKSRVKPILLSVLALTAVATASWLSYQWIRNQSKGETTVVSSSSSSKKKSSSSSSSTSANTEALLKDFNDQYAAFFTDDTQTKLKNDSFGNLEKLKASLEKLKDTKEYDAAKSKYDELVKQVSAIQTVNSQFTSPVIKDGAIDSKAQVKSDAVFSDVSTSNTQLNQLLKDAASQGRSQQVATPAPVPATEGNTTGGVNPGYSGFGLQSTGVPLQRNLSRVPYNQAALDDINNPAWTFNPGILEKILKIARERGHIVGDQYILERVNIINGNGYYNLFKPDGTYLFSINAKTGYFVGNGKGHSDALDY; via the coding sequence ATGACAAAAGAAGATAAACAGCAGTTGGGTCAAGAGGCAGAGTCAGTTCTTGATTTTAAGGATGCAAAAGAGATGACGATTGGTCAAGCGAACCGTAAAGCTGAAGAAATCGAAGCAGGAGTCAAGGAAACAGACAACGTCCTCGATAAATACATCAAACAGCACCGTGACGAAATCGAAGCTCATAAGTTTGATACGATCGTCATGAAGAAGGAAATGCTGGCAGATGCAGAGGCGACAGCCACTGTAGAAGCAACGGAGGCAATTCCAAACGAAGATCCTGTGGAAGAAGTAGCACCGTCTGAAGCAACTCAAAAAGAAGTTGCGTCTACTCGCATTCCAGATCCAATTCCTGGGGAACTCCCTGCAAAAATTAAGTTTGGTCCAGAGCCAACAGAACCATATGTAGATGATGATATTGAGATTCCTGAAGAACCGAAAAAAAGCCGGGTAAAACCAATCTTACTTTCAGTTTTAGCTCTGACAGCAGTTGCTACAGCCAGTTGGTTGTCTTATCAATGGATCCGTAACCAGTCTAAAGGGGAAACAACAGTCGTCTCTTCTTCTAGCTCGTCAAAGAAAAAGTCATCCAGCTCTTCTTCCTCAACGAGTGCTAATACAGAGGCTTTGCTGAAGGACTTTAATGATCAGTATGCAGCCTTCTTTACAGATGACACGCAGACGAAGTTGAAAAATGATTCTTTTGGTAATTTGGAAAAACTGAAAGCCAGTTTAGAAAAATTGAAAGATACCAAGGAATACGATGCAGCGAAGAGTAAATACGATGAATTGGTGAAGCAAGTTTCTGCTATTCAAACAGTCAACTCTCAATTTACTAGTCCAGTTATTAAGGATGGGGCTATCGATAGCAAGGCGCAGGTAAAGAGTGATGCAGTATTTTCAGATGTGTCGACGTCTAATACACAACTGAACCAATTGTTGAAGGATGCTGCTTCTCAAGGTCGCTCACAACAAGTTGCCACTCCAGCTCCAGTTCCAGCCACTGAAGGGAATACGACAGGTGGAGTGAATCCAGGTTATTCTGGCTTCGGTCTTCAAAGCACTGGTGTACCCCTTCAACGAAACTTGAGCCGGGTGCCATACAATCAGGCGGCACTTGACGATATAAACAATCCTGCATGGACCTTTAATCCTGGTATCTTGGAGAAGATTCTGAAAATTGCTCGGGAACGTGGCCATATTGTTGGGGATCAATACATTTTGGAACGCGTGAATATTATCAATGGCAATGGTTATTACAACCTCTTTAAGCCAGATGGTACTTACTTATTTAGTATCAATGCTAAAACTGGCTACTTTGTCGGAAACGGAAAAGGCCATTCCGATGCATTGGATTATTAA
- the pbp1a gene encoding penicillin-binding protein PBP1A, translated as MNKQTVIQWLKYAAIAAISLFFLLLILGGLVFGYYASKAPTLSEKDLVATTSSKIYDNQNNLIADLGAEKRINVKTNEIPTDLVNAIVAIEDHRFFNHRGVDFIRIGGAFFSNLRGGRQGGSTLTQQLIKLTYFSTSSSDQTLSRKIQEAWLATQLEQKATKQEILTYYINKVYMSNGNYGMQTAARSYYAKDLKDLSLPQVALLAGMPQAPNQYDPYTNPEAALQRRNLVLKEMLDMKSITNEQYESAVNTPVTDGLQSLTGSSNYPAYMDNYLKEVIQQVEEETGYNVLTTGMDVYTNVDTAAQKRLWDIYNSDEYVNYPDNELQVASTIIDVTNGKVIAQLGSRHQSSNVSFGTNQAVETNRDWGSTMKPISDYAPAIEHEEYSSTGVTIPDTPYNFPGTNTQIYNWDRQYYGNISMVYALQQSRNVTAVRALEKVGLKKAQKFLSNMGINYPEMVYANAISSNTSDSSNKYGASSEKMAAAYATFANGGTYYKPQYVNRVVFSDGTTKNFETSGTRVMKETTAYMMTDMLKSVITAGTGYNANIPGLYHAGKTGTSNYADNELKKLTKEYRYSSIVTPDESFVGYTTQYAMAVWTGYTNRLTPVLDDGIKVATDVYKQMMLYLYEQYDSGGTDWIQPSGVYRSGSYLYLNNGKNNYYYYEPSYTAEETSESTEESSSSSSSEENSEHTESSSKENEQNH; from the coding sequence ATGAACAAACAAACAGTTATCCAGTGGTTAAAATATGCAGCGATTGCGGCTATTTCCTTATTTTTCCTTTTACTTATCCTGGGTGGGTTGGTATTTGGATACTATGCCTCAAAAGCACCGACTCTTTCTGAGAAAGACCTGGTCGCAACGACATCCAGTAAAATCTATGACAATCAAAACAATCTGATTGCCGACTTGGGTGCTGAAAAACGAATCAACGTAAAAACAAATGAAATCCCAACCGACTTGGTCAATGCGATTGTGGCGATTGAAGACCACCGCTTTTTCAACCACAGAGGGGTCGACTTTATTCGTATTGGAGGAGCCTTCTTCAGTAACCTCCGAGGAGGTCGCCAAGGGGGATCTACTCTTACACAGCAATTGATCAAGCTCACTTACTTCTCTACTTCTTCGTCCGACCAAACCCTATCTCGGAAAATCCAAGAAGCTTGGCTTGCTACTCAATTAGAACAAAAAGCAACCAAACAAGAGATTTTAACCTACTACATCAACAAAGTCTACATGTCTAACGGAAACTACGGAATGCAAACAGCTGCTCGTAGCTACTATGCAAAAGACTTGAAGGACCTTTCTCTGCCACAAGTGGCCCTATTGGCTGGAATGCCTCAGGCACCCAACCAATACGACCCTTATACCAATCCGGAAGCTGCACTCCAACGCCGTAATCTGGTTCTTAAAGAAATGTTGGACATGAAGTCCATTACAAACGAACAGTACGAAAGTGCCGTCAATACACCTGTTACAGATGGCTTACAAAGTCTGACAGGCTCAAGCAACTATCCTGCTTATATGGATAACTACCTTAAAGAAGTCATCCAACAAGTCGAAGAAGAGACAGGCTACAATGTCTTGACAACTGGTATGGATGTCTACACCAACGTCGATACCGCAGCTCAAAAACGTCTGTGGGATATTTACAACTCTGACGAATATGTCAATTATCCAGATAATGAGTTGCAAGTTGCTTCTACTATCATCGATGTGACAAACGGAAAAGTCATTGCTCAGTTGGGATCTCGTCATCAGTCATCTAATGTATCCTTCGGTACCAACCAAGCAGTCGAAACGAACCGAGATTGGGGTTCTACAATGAAACCTATCTCAGACTATGCTCCCGCGATTGAACATGAAGAATATAGCTCCACTGGAGTAACCATTCCTGATACACCGTACAACTTCCCAGGTACAAATACACAAATTTATAACTGGGATAGACAGTACTATGGCAATATCAGCATGGTTTATGCTCTCCAACAATCTCGTAACGTCACTGCAGTCCGGGCTCTTGAAAAGGTTGGTTTGAAGAAAGCTCAGAAATTCTTAAGCAACATGGGAATCAATTATCCAGAAATGGTGTATGCAAATGCCATCTCAAGTAACACGAGTGACTCTAGCAACAAATACGGGGCTAGCAGCGAGAAAATGGCTGCTGCTTATGCAACCTTCGCCAATGGAGGGACCTATTACAAACCTCAATATGTGAATCGGGTTGTCTTTAGCGATGGTACAACGAAGAACTTTGAAACCTCTGGAACAAGAGTGATGAAAGAAACCACGGCTTACATGATGACAGATATGTTGAAATCGGTTATCACAGCTGGTACAGGATACAATGCGAATATCCCTGGCCTTTATCATGCTGGTAAAACTGGTACTTCTAACTATGCAGACAATGAATTGAAGAAACTCACAAAAGAGTACAGATATTCAAGCATTGTGACACCAGACGAATCATTTGTAGGATATACAACTCAGTATGCTATGGCTGTTTGGACAGGATATACCAACCGCTTGACCCCAGTTCTGGACGATGGAATCAAAGTTGCAACAGATGTTTATAAACAAATGATGCTATACTTATATGAACAATACGATTCTGGTGGAACAGATTGGATTCAACCAAGTGGTGTTTACCGTAGTGGTTCTTATCTCTACCTTAACAACGGTAAGAACAACTACTACTATTATGAGCCAAGCTATACAGCTGAAGAAACGAGTGAATCAACAGAGGAAAGCTCTAGTTCATCTAGCTCAGAGGAAAATTCTGAACATACAGAATCATCTTCTAAAGAGAATGAGCAAAATCATTAA
- the recU gene encoding Holliday junction resolvase RecU produces the protein MVNYPHKLSKKSSSPIQRKQSVNFANRGMTFEKMINESNHYYLSRGLAVIHKKPTPIQIVKVDYPHRSRAKIVEAYFRQASTTDYSGVYKGHYIDFEAKETQQKQSMPMKNFHQHQIDHMAAVLQQGGICFVLLHFAKLNETYLLPAPSLIDFYNIDHGSKSMPLTFIQENGYRIETDRLPSVPYLDIIEQNLLGGN, from the coding sequence ATGGTCAACTATCCTCACAAACTTAGCAAGAAATCTTCTTCGCCCATCCAGAGGAAGCAAAGTGTAAACTTTGCCAATCGGGGGATGACATTTGAAAAAATGATTAATGAGAGCAATCACTACTACCTTTCCAGAGGGCTAGCGGTTATTCATAAAAAGCCGACCCCCATCCAGATTGTAAAGGTAGACTATCCTCATCGCAGTCGGGCAAAGATTGTAGAAGCTTATTTTCGCCAGGCGTCTACTACAGACTATTCTGGTGTTTACAAGGGACACTATATTGATTTTGAAGCAAAAGAGACTCAGCAGAAACAATCCATGCCGATGAAAAACTTTCATCAGCACCAGATTGATCACATGGCTGCAGTCCTTCAACAGGGAGGAATTTGTTTTGTGCTCTTGCATTTTGCAAAGCTCAATGAGACCTATCTACTGCCCGCTCCTTCCTTAATCGACTTTTACAACATTGATCACGGCAGTAAATCTATGCCCTTGACCTTTATACAGGAAAACGGTTATCGTATCGAGACAGATCGCCTTCCAAGCGTCCCTTATCTCGATATTATCGAACAGAATCTACTAGGCGGTAATTAA
- a CDS encoding DUF1273 domain-containing protein, which produces MNSLLITGYKAFELGILTAKDPRLPIIKEAIRRDLVRFLEEGVKWLIFTGNLGFEAWALEVAQELRKDYEIQLATIFMFENQGENWNEANQEVLSRFKQVDFVKYAYPYYSQPGQFKEYNTFLLENTDAAYLFYDPDHETNLKYLYKMMLEMDQYHVKRLNFDDLNEVAEKIYEK; this is translated from the coding sequence ATGAATAGTTTACTGATTACAGGTTATAAGGCATTTGAATTGGGAATTCTGACAGCTAAGGATCCTAGACTACCAATCATTAAAGAGGCGATTCGCAGGGATTTAGTCCGTTTTTTGGAAGAGGGAGTCAAGTGGTTAATTTTCACGGGGAATCTAGGTTTTGAAGCTTGGGCCTTAGAGGTTGCTCAGGAATTAAGAAAAGATTACGAGATACAGTTGGCCACGATTTTTATGTTTGAAAACCAAGGAGAGAACTGGAATGAGGCCAATCAAGAAGTCCTTAGTCGCTTTAAACAGGTTGATTTTGTCAAGTATGCCTATCCCTATTATAGCCAGCCAGGTCAGTTCAAAGAATACAATACATTTTTGTTAGAAAATACAGATGCCGCTTATTTATTTTATGATCCAGATCATGAAACAAATCTCAAATATCTTTACAAAATGATGCTAGAAATGGATCAGTATCATGTCAAAAGATTAAACTTTGATGACTTGAATGAAGTAGCAGAAAAAATTTACGAAAAATAA
- the pepC gene encoding aminopeptidase C: MSELTQEFTDQLYANYQANVKFAALENAITHNGIHAALETRKSAVENTPVFSLDLTKDKVTDQKASGRCWMFAALNTFRHKMISNFQLEDFELSQAHTFFWDKYEKSNWFLEQIIATADQELTSRKVAFLLQTPQQDGGQWDMVVSLFEKYGVVPKSVYPESISSSNSRELNTYLNKLLRQDAQILRDLLASGADQATVQSKKEELLQEIFNFLAMSLGLPPRTFSFSYRDKDNNYHTEAGLTPQSFYKKYVDLQLEDYVSVINAPTADKPYGQSYTVEMLGNVVGSREVRYLNVPMERLKELAIAQMKAGETVWFGSDVGQVSNRKAGILATDVYDFEAGMDIQLTQDKAGRLDYAESLMTHAMVLTGVDLDEAGRPLKWKVENSWGEKVGTDGYFVASDAWMDEYTYQIVVRKALLTAEELAAYEAEPIVLAPWDPMGALASK; this comes from the coding sequence ATGTCAGAATTAACACAAGAATTTACAGATCAACTTTATGCAAATTACCAAGCAAATGTGAAATTTGCGGCTCTCGAAAATGCCATCACCCACAATGGGATTCATGCAGCTTTGGAGACACGCAAAAGTGCAGTAGAAAACACGCCCGTCTTTTCTCTTGATTTAACCAAGGACAAAGTAACAGACCAGAAAGCTTCTGGTCGTTGCTGGATGTTTGCGGCCTTAAATACCTTCCGCCACAAGATGATCTCAAACTTCCAATTAGAGGATTTTGAGTTGTCTCAAGCTCATACCTTCTTCTGGGATAAGTACGAAAAATCCAACTGGTTCTTGGAGCAAATCATTGCGACAGCGGATCAGGAATTGACTAGCCGTAAGGTTGCCTTCCTCCTTCAAACCCCTCAACAAGATGGTGGCCAATGGGATATGGTTGTTTCCCTCTTTGAAAAGTATGGGGTCGTACCTAAGTCTGTTTATCCAGAATCCATCTCTTCTAGCAATAGCCGAGAGCTCAATACCTACTTAAACAAATTGTTGCGCCAAGATGCTCAAATCCTTCGCGATTTGCTTGCAAGTGGTGCAGATCAAGCGACGGTTCAGAGCAAGAAAGAAGAGCTTCTACAAGAAATCTTTAATTTCTTGGCTATGTCTCTGGGCTTGCCTCCTCGTACATTTAGTTTCTCTTACCGCGATAAGGACAACAACTACCATACAGAAGCTGGATTGACGCCTCAAAGCTTTTACAAAAAATATGTGGATCTTCAGTTGGAGGACTACGTTTCTGTTATCAATGCGCCTACGGCAGATAAGCCTTATGGTCAGTCCTATACGGTTGAAATGCTTGGGAATGTGGTCGGTAGCCGTGAAGTCCGCTACCTCAATGTTCCGATGGAGCGTTTGAAAGAATTGGCTATTGCCCAAATGAAAGCTGGGGAAACTGTTTGGTTTGGATCGGATGTCGGCCAAGTCAGCAACCGCAAAGCTGGAATCCTTGCAACAGATGTCTACGACTTTGAAGCGGGAATGGATATCCAGCTGACTCAAGATAAGGCAGGGCGTTTGGATTATGCAGAAAGTCTCATGACCCATGCTATGGTCTTGACTGGTGTGGACCTGGACGAAGCTGGACGCCCTCTCAAATGGAAGGTTGAGAATTCTTGGGGAGAAAAAGTGGGAACAGATGGTTACTTTGTAGCTTCCGATGCCTGGATGGATGAATACACCTACCAAATCGTCGTCCGCAAGGCACTGTTGACAGCCGAAGAATTGGCTGCTTATGAGGCAGAACCGATTGTTTTGGCTCCATGGGATCCGATGGGTGCCTTGGCTTCTAAGTAA
- a CDS encoding THUMP domain-containing class I SAM-dependent RNA methyltransferase, whose amino-acid sequence MKKQFELIATAAAGLEAVVGRELRELGYDCQVENGRVRFKGDVRAIIETNLWLRAADRIKIVVGSFPARTFEELFQGVFALDWDQYLPLGARFPISKAKCVKSKLHNEPSVQAISKKAVVKKLQKHYARPEGVPLIENGAEFKIEVSILKDQATILIDTTGSSLFKRGYRTEKGGAPIKENMAAAILQLSNWYPDKPLVDPTCGSGTFCIEAAMMARQIAPGLRRTFSFEEWNWVDDRLIQEVRTEATKKINRDLVLDIMGTDIDARMVEIAKENAQKAGVASDITFKQMRVQDLRSDKINGVIVSNPPYGERLSDDAGVTKLYAEMGEVLEPLKTWSKFILTSDENFEKKFGRQADKKRKLYNGTLKVDLYQFFGERVRRQATSEKGNI is encoded by the coding sequence ATGAAAAAACAATTTGAATTAATCGCGACAGCTGCTGCTGGATTAGAAGCAGTAGTTGGGCGTGAATTGCGTGAGCTAGGCTACGATTGCCAAGTGGAAAATGGACGGGTTCGTTTCAAAGGCGATGTTCGTGCGATTATCGAAACCAATCTTTGGTTGCGTGCCGCTGACCGAATCAAGATCGTCGTAGGATCTTTTCCTGCCCGCACCTTTGAAGAACTCTTTCAAGGAGTTTTTGCCTTGGATTGGGATCAATATCTCCCTTTAGGAGCGCGTTTCCCTATCTCAAAAGCAAAATGCGTCAAATCCAAACTGCATAACGAACCGAGTGTACAAGCTATTTCGAAAAAGGCAGTTGTTAAAAAGTTGCAAAAACACTATGCTCGTCCGGAAGGCGTTCCATTGATCGAAAATGGAGCAGAATTTAAAATTGAAGTTTCTATCTTGAAGGACCAAGCGACTATTTTAATTGATACCACTGGCAGTAGCCTGTTTAAACGAGGTTATCGGACTGAAAAGGGTGGGGCACCCATCAAGGAAAATATGGCGGCAGCCATTCTTCAACTTTCTAATTGGTATCCAGATAAGCCCTTGGTTGATCCGACTTGTGGATCAGGGACCTTCTGTATCGAAGCGGCTATGATGGCTCGCCAGATAGCGCCAGGCTTGAGACGGACCTTCTCTTTTGAAGAATGGAATTGGGTAGATGATCGCCTGATTCAAGAAGTGCGTACAGAAGCTACTAAAAAGATAAATCGTGATCTCGTTCTAGACATCATGGGGACGGATATCGATGCGCGGATGGTCGAGATTGCTAAAGAAAATGCTCAAAAAGCAGGAGTTGCGAGCGATATCACCTTTAAGCAAATGCGGGTCCAAGATTTGCGTTCGGATAAGATCAATGGGGTCATCGTCTCCAATCCACCTTATGGTGAACGCTTATCCGATGATGCAGGGGTGACAAAATTGTATGCTGAAATGGGAGAGGTCCTTGAGCCATTGAAGACTTGGAGCAAATTTATCCTGACCAGCGATGAAAATTTTGAAAAGAAATTTGGGCGACAAGCGGATAAAAAACGAAAATTATATAACGGAACCTTAAAGGTTGATTTGTATCAGTTCTTTGGGGAGCGAGTGCGTCGACAAGCGACTAGTGAGAAAGGAAACATATGA
- a CDS encoding S-ribosylhomocysteine lyase, producing MTKEVIVESFELDHTAVKAPYVRLIGEETGPKGDVISNYDIRLVQPNEDSIPTAGLHTIEHLLAMLIRKRIDGMIDCSPFGCRTGFHMIMWGQHDPKTIAQVIKSSLEEIAEATSWEDVPGTTIESCGNYKDHSLFSAKEWCKLILEQGISDDPFTRHIV from the coding sequence ATGACTAAAGAAGTTATTGTGGAAAGTTTCGAACTTGACCACACTGCTGTAAAAGCCCCTTACGTCCGCCTAATCGGAGAGGAAACAGGGCCAAAAGGAGATGTCATCTCAAACTATGATATTCGCTTGGTTCAACCAAATGAAGACTCTATCCCGACTGCTGGTTTACATACAATTGAGCACCTCTTGGCTATGTTGATTCGCAAACGCATTGATGGGATGATTGATTGTTCACCTTTTGGATGTCGTACCGGATTCCATATGATTATGTGGGGACAGCACGATCCAAAAACCATTGCACAAGTGATTAAATCTTCCTTAGAGGAAATTGCTGAAGCAACTAGCTGGGAAGACGTTCCAGGAACGACGATTGAGTCTTGTGGAAACTACAAAGATCACAGCCTCTTTTCTGCTAAAGAGTGGTGCAAATTGATTCTTGAACAAGGCATTTCTGACGATCCATTCACACGCCATATCGTATAA